From the genome of Nicotiana sylvestris chromosome 2, ASM39365v2, whole genome shotgun sequence, one region includes:
- the LOC138886145 gene encoding uncharacterized protein, giving the protein MRDAWDNDRSSKAKIGGYSFNVSTSELVPVLKSMGDKVQWPKEMRSNPNRRNPDFWCEFHNNHGRKTADCRLLQGEVEHLLKQGYLTALFSEKGEEVNGMTYTATKKASKITVTHGKQVRQVLEEDNITFDDADADGELIPHNDALVISLLVHDTNVKRVLIDPGSSVSLF; this is encoded by the exons ATGCGAGATGCGTGGGACAATGACAGAAGTTCAAAAGCAAAGATTGGTGGTTACAGTTTCAATGTTAGCACATCTGAGTTGGTACCTGTTTTaaaaagcatgggagataaggtgcagtggccaaaggaaatgagatcgaacccAAATAGAAGAAACCCTGATttctggtgcgagtttcataataaTCATGGTCGCAAAACAGCAGATTGCAGATTGCTACAAGGTGAAGTAGAGCacttattaaaacaaggatactTAACCGCTTTGTTTAGTGAGAAGG GGGAGGAGGTCAATGGCATGACATATACGGCTACAAAAAAGGCATCAAAAATCACAGTTACCCACGGGAAGCAAGTTCGCCAAGTTTTGGAAGAAGACAATAtaacatttgatgatgcagacgCAGATGGCGAGTTAATCccacacaatgatgcactggtaatatctttacttgtacatgatactaatgtaaaacgagttttgattgatccaggtagctctgtATCATTATTTTAA